ctagtgtaatatgcaagatgtgtgaaagaataataaagaaacgatggatcaagttccttgaagacaacaaattaatatcaaatagccaatttgagTTTCTAttttagaatagttgatagagtacaagagagagagggatgggttgactgtatttatttggatttaaaaaaggcgtttgacaaagtgccacatgcaagattactatggaagttagagaagaagggtggcttaaaaggaagcatattgagatggatagaaaattatttgagggggagagaaataaggactttagttaaagatatgaagtccaagtggagagcagtagaaagcggagtgccacaaggctcagtattggcaccaatacttttcctcatttatattaacgacatgccagaaggagtgaacagctacataaatctgtttgcagatgatacgaaactgtgcagagttataaagcaaaagaggattgtgaaatactgcaagaagacctaaataagatctgggaatggagtaaaagtgggaaatggaattcaatgtgaacaaaagccatgtcatggaaatgggaaagagtgaaagacgacctgtgggaatctataagatgggagatggagtagaactggagaaagtaaaaaggaaaaggacttaggagtgacgatggaagaaaacaatcaaccagtaagccatattgatagaatttttagagaaacatataatttgctaaggaatattggagtagcatttcactacatggacaaagaaatgatgaagaaattgataagtactataataagacccagattggaatatgcaggagtagtgtggacccctcataaaagaaacacataaggaaattggagagactacaaaaaatggctacaagaatggttccagaatttgaagggatgacatatgaggagagactaaaggctatggatctaccaaccctggaacaaagaagggagagaggagacctgatacaagtttataaattgatcaacggaatggaccaagtggataatgagaaactgatcctgagagaagaatatgacatttgaagcacaagatcgcatagtaaaaagctgagaaaaggaagatgtctgagagatgttaaaaaatatagtttcccgcaaagatgtattgagacctggaacagtttaaatgaagaagtagtgtctgcaacgagtgtgcatacttttaaagtaagattggataagtgtagatatggagacggggccacgcgagcataaagcccaggccctgtaaaactacaactaggtaaatacacactgtaaaattacaactaggtgaatacacagtacaatacatacacacacacacacatgcacacagcagacagtgggtaaaggaggaggaggagtcatgatgatgttaaggaaagagatagtggtaaaccaagtggagtgtggggaaggaaaagcagaagtactgtatattaagatacatattaataaagagttaacaatcattggaacatatgtgtcaccaaaaacaaattcatggaccaaccaagaatataaagacatgacagatgacacaataaggagtctaatgagaatcattaaagaaaggagaaaagtgatattagtaggagatttcaactgtaaggaggtggactgggaaaattatggaaatggtatgggggaagaagcctaggGGGATAGATTCATGAACCTAATGAtatataatatgatggaccaaagagtaaaggaaaacacaagattcagaggaaacgatgagccagtGAGATTGGACCAGGTTTTTACAAgcggtatacaaatgaatgatgatataagatataagtgtccattgggaaagagtgactatgtaatattagaaatagatatagaagaggaaaggaagatagagatgaatcatacaaaggagaccgattaaattacagaaaggctgatattgagaatctcaagaactattttaaaaacattaACTGGGAgtagatggaaaactcagagaaggtgcaagagaaatataacttatttttggaaatatacaaaacaggagtcaggaatatgtcccaaatatagacctaaagaagaaggaaagaaagattggtttaatgcaagatgtgctagggcaaaggagaaaagagatggagcatggaaaaggtggaggagaaatagaaatccagaaaataaggaaaacttcaaacagcaagaaatgaatatgctaaggtgaggaaggaagaagaaagaactatgaaaaggacattgtcgaaaaatgtaaggagcaaccaaaattgttctacagattcataaatggaaaaataaggcaaaaagaaacaatagaaaggttaaaaggagagaacgggatggtggaagacccaaaagtatggtagaactgttaaatagtaaatttcaggaggtctttactaaggaatccaaatttgaaagaccacagggtaatagagagactgtctatatgaaagagattaaagtaaccaagcttgaaataaaagagttgatgacggaattagatgaagagaaggcaatgggaccggatgaagtctcaggcagaatactgaaagaatgtaggaagaactagcaagtcctatacacaacatcataaaatgctcaatagaaaatggaacaataccagtagaatggaaaagagctgaggtggttcccatatataagaggaaggaaggaagaacctttaaattacagaccagtatcactaactattataatatgcaagatgtgtgaaagagtaataaagaaacaatggatcgagtttcttgaagacaacaaattattatcaaatagccaatttggttttagaaaaggttggtcgtgtgtaacaaatttactgagtttctactctagaatagttgatagagtacaagagagaaaaggatggattgactgtatttatttttatttgaaaaagccatttgataaagtgccacatgaaagattactgtggaagttagaggagaagggtggcttaaaaggaagcacattgagatggatggaaaattatttgaggggggagagaaataaggacagtagttaaagatatgaagtccaagtggagagcagtagaaagtggagtgccacaagggtcagtattggcaccaatacttttctcatatataaacgacatgccagaggagtgaacagctacataaatctgtttgcggacgatgcaaaactgtgcagagttataaacaaaagaggattgtgaaatactgcaggaagacttaaacaagatctggaaatggagtaaaaaatgggagatggaattcaatgtggacaaaagccatgtcatggaaatgggaaagagtgaaagacgaccagtgggaatctataagatgggagatggagtagaactagaaagtaaaaaggaaaaggacttgggagtgacgatggaagaaaacaatcaaccggtaagccatattgatagaattttcagagagacataatttgctaaggaatattggattagcatttcactatatggacaaagaaatgatgaagaaattgataagtactataataagacccagattggaatatgcaggagttgtgtggaccccccataaaaagaaacacaaagaaattggagagactacaaaaatggctacaagaatggttccagaatttgaagggatgacatatgaggagagactaaaggctatggatctaccaaccctggaacagagaagggagagagaggacttgatacaagtttataaattgattaacagaatggatcaagtggataatgagaaattgattctgaaagaagaatatgacattagaagcataagatcacatagtaaaaaactcaggaagggaagatgtctgagagatgttaaaaatatagtttactgcaaagatgtgtttagacttggaacagtttgagtgagaaagtggTGTCAGTAAAGAGTGtgtatagctttaaagaaaagttggataagtgtagatatggagatggggccacacgagcgtaaagcccaggcccctgtaaatacaactaggtgaatacacaagCAAGAACACCGAAAACTTATACATGCGGGCTGGATAAGCACAAGAAAATGCAAGAAGTGCTAAAATGCTTGAACAACTTGCAGAAGAAGGACAGGAAAGTACTATGCATTGGAGACCTAAGAACTACAATAAAATATAAactgggaagaaatggaagtgaATGGTTATGCTCGACGATGAGGGAAGAGGTGCTACAACTGGcaatggttaatgcaatggaccaATTGGTGAATTGGATTATACAAGGTATAGAAGAGAAAATTCCTGgtattcaaaaaaaaaaaaaaaaaaaaaaagacagagccTTGTCCAACCATTACATATCACAGCCtgatggggaaaagtgatcatgtggttttGGAAGTTGAATTAGAAGACTGAGAAATATTGAAATGCAAAGAGGATCACATACAAGGAAGATTGAATCAACAAAATGAAGGCAATATAAAGGCATGGAATGAATATGTTacaataagaaaggaggaggagagaaaagtttgAAAGGGATGTAGTAAGATGTGAAGAGGAAATCAAGTTTTTTGACAAGTagtatataaatgaaaagatgacaGGTAGAGAGACCATTGATAAGTTCATTAAGGGAAAAGGGATATATGAAACTACAGAAGAGgtgagtgaacttatgaatgagagctttagatCCATATATAATGTAGAATGAGATTTTATAGGACCAAATGATGAAGTAACACAGAAAAGATTAAGGAATGTTGCAGtgcaaaaacagaaaattagcaaATTATTGGAGAAAATTGATGTTAGAAAAGCAATAGGGCCAGATagtgtcaggatggccactgagGGAATGTAGAGAACATCTGGTGGAACCAATTTGAAATGTGATCAAAAGCTCTTTGATGGAAAGGAGAGTACCAAGgaagtggaaaagagcaaaaatagtgtctgtatacaaaggaggaaaaaaagactgagCCCCTAAATTAAAGACTGATGTGAAATTGTGATCAAGGAAAAATGGGtggaatatctggaggaaaacaaaattataaataactcccaatttagttttagaaaagaaaaattgtgtaCTCATATAACAAAGTTACTAAGTTTCTATACAAGAGTAGTAGATAGGGTACAGGAAAATGGATGTGTCAACATAGTGTATTTGGAAAAATGCATTTGACGGAGTACCACATAAAAGACTCTTatgaaaaatagaacacataGGAAGAATATGCGGAAATATCTTAAGCTGGCTGAGGGACTACttaacaggaagagaaatgaggactgTGGTAAGAGACATCTCATCAAATTGGAACACAGTTAACTATTggtgtaccacagggttcagtgctggcaccaataatgttccaTATATACATTAAAGATATACAAGGGGGAGTGAGTAGcaacataaatttgtttgcagatgatacaaaattaGTGAGAGTAATAAAGAGCAATGAGGACCATATGGAATTGCTGAGAGATACTGTATTGATAAAATGTGGGAATAGAGCctaaagtggaaattagaatataATGCTAAGAAATGTTATAGAAATGAGTAATATTAATAGAATATCTGCGAGGGAATACGAtgtgggagaagagattataatgaagagaaaggaagacaaagacctGGGAGTAGTTATataagacaccctgactccagaaagacacataaatgggttattaGCTTCAATATAATATacactaacaaatatcaggGGTGGCATTTAATTATAtagataagagtatgatgaaaaaaatcacaaccactatgataagacccagtcttgaatatgcagcagtgacaTGGTCTCCACTTATGCAAAATGATAtcaagaaattagaaagaatttaaaggacagctacaaagatggCGCCAGAAATGAAGGACTACCTATGCAGAAAGGCTGAAgaaaatggaactaccaactttgatagatggataggagagagaggagatctattaatgatgtataagatagtgaactgtatggaaaagatagacagacaagacctggtatcactgatagaagatggagatagatggatgagaggacactccaagaaaATCGTGAAGAGTCaatgtttgaggaacattaGAAACTTTAGTTTTTCCCCATAGAACAGTAAGAACTTGAGTAAAGAGACTGTAACAGATGAAAATATGCAtacatttaaggaaaagttggataaaagtagataaagagataggtCACTATGAACTGTACTCTAACCCTGTGATATACAACCACAGCTGTTAATGTAAACTTTTACCCAGCTACTTGCATAGAGTGAATTTCATGCAATCCATATCTATGGTAGGAAACATACCAAGTTTCTCCAAATAAACAAAACCCCTTCATTAATAGAAATAGTTAAAAATCTTTCAAGGCCTAACTCTTCTTGTGACCTCTGCCACTTAGCCAAAAACATtttcaataactttacttcttcatatttcccttctttacaTTCAGCATGTTCCAAACATGGGTGACCATTCttatccctcaaactaccttcTATTGCTTTAGTCTCCTGCCTCACTTAAGTTTTCTTAAATTCATTGTCAACAGGAAGAAATTTTAAGTAAAACATTTATGATACTCATTGTGTTTTATTAGTAAATTTCTACTTGCAAATCATATATCTCCATGGTATATAGTATATAGAACTATGTTCATTTTACAGAATTCTAATGATGTAAATCTTACAAATAATGTTCTAGAGGTGCAGGTTGTGTGCATCATAGACATgttaattactattattttttttatttcattcataagCACCTATCAAAGAATGTGTTGCACTAATGTACTATAgtttgtatttaatttttctttttttgtacttCACAAAATCATTGTTTTTGCATGGCTGTAACTGTTAATGTGTTGTGCTTGCAAAGGGTTAACAACTATTTCTGAGGGAAAATGTCACCATAGTCATTTTAGGGTTTTAGGAAAATATTCAGTAGCTATATGATGATATTCTGTATAGGTTTATGCCCATTAAACccacaatattttctttcatgagCATCCTAAAACTTTACTAATTCGTGATCAATCTTTTCCATGTCTACTGTGTGAAATATTTGCTACTAGTGAATatctctttcactcactttcaTGCATCAAATAAGGCAGCTACTGAACttacaaataagataaaagaaaatacaaaagcaacAGCATTTGGTACAATATACAATATCATATTAAGTAACCTACATTTTTATATATGATGACAGATGTTGGAAGCATAATATGTGTATCTCACTCTGATGTCTATCTGCTAAATATCACAGGTACTTAACATATGAAGGCCATGCATATATCCTAGGATACCACAACTTAATTACTAACAGGAAAAGTAGTTTGATTTCAAGTCTTATACATGCTGTCATGGTAACCATTAATGTTCTTGGAAGTTGCAAGTTATATTATACAGTACACTGTATGTGATacaaaacacagaagaaaattCTACTCCCATTTACACAATCAACATGCTTAAGTGTAAAATATTGGCACTATTAGGTAAGACTCCTGAACACATTTTCCTAAGGTAATCATTCCTTATTTATCTATAGACTGAGATCCCCCTAGGAGGAAAATAGCTGATACATTTTCATTACCAGAATGCAGAAAGGAGTTCCTAGTCCCTTTTCTGTCCCTTCTGATCATCTGTACAAAGTTAAGGTAACATGGTAGCAGTATTCCTTCAACATGATATCAGTATGCAGCCAGGCTATATCACAGAAAATGTCGCTTTTACTAGTATTGAGTACCATTGTTATCTATACGTTAACGctattaaaataataaattttGTAACTCGAACTCAAACAGTGAATCATTAGTCAAAGATATGTACTTAAAAAGCAAATGTTCAGTTTACCAATCATAAtcaaaagaagataggaaagtaATAATTCTTGAAGATTGACCCTTCACACAATATTAAAATTtttggtaataaaaaaaattgtataagaTAAGCAAGCACTGTAAAACCCTGAAGGAAAACCTGACATTGAAACATTTTCCTAGTCCTGAGATAATACCTGATTTAGAAAAACTGGCTGATGCAAAGGAAGCGTGTCAAGATTAATGTTTTTGCTgaccctcaaaacactccaccCTCCTCTGCTAGTTTGGAAGAATACTGTCACTAGATTCCCTGCACATTGTAAAACCTACTGACGAGACATACTGAGAACACTGGGAATCCTATATCTTTGTTATTCCCATAATGAGACAAACTGTGAAGTCTTGTCTTAGCCACCTCTAAATTATAAAcaaatttcttacttttctagacattaacaataacaacttcatcagaaaccacacacacaatcactatTCTTATAGTTTGAGCATATTTACTTTTCACAGTATTCTCACAGCATTGACAAATAATCTTAACACAACTCATTATTCATAAATCAACAACTAATACCTCAATGCCACTACTAATTAATCTAAATATATATTTGTCACATAATTTCATACTCTAAATCACCATCCCATGAGAATCTTTTAATATTTGAACAACAGGCTAGTGTTCATTGCAGTACAGCAAGACTTTCCTTTATGGTTAAATATCTTTAGGAGGTTCATAGTTATTAGCCTTCCTAAAGACAGTACCATCACCTCTAAGAGGGGAATTAATAAAAGGAGACATCCAGGCTATTTTCCACCTCTTACCTAAAACATCAATTACATTCTGCTTGAGGCTTAAATTATAATCATTTATGTTACATTTCATCTCATACTGGGTTTGACCGCGACAGATGGCTCTCATCTGCATGACCAAGAGGTAAGACGTCATGAGGAGAGTGCAGAGGGCCAATGTGTGGAGAACAGCTACCAAGACACCCCACAGATTTATGGCACCAAAGAGTAAGGCAAAATGAGGAGCTATGAGGGTCAGGAAGAAATACACCAATGGCAGGTCTATAGTGCTGTACACATAGTCCCACTGGTAGCATGTGCCATAAAGTGCACcaaggaaaatgtaaaagacTCCAACCAAGAAGTATCGATGGTTGTGATAACCTATGCAGCATCCTGTaggtcaaagaaaaatgggccATTAGCTGTGATAATGAAAGTGCaatgacaaataaaaatatgttTTAAATCTCCTTAACTTAAGCAGAAGTAAGTAAAAACATCTATCAGAAAATCTTTTAAAAATTCATAAGAATTACGAAGAGACACTCTCTAAACTCTAAACTCTGGATCTTGCAAAACCAGTTGGCTCTCTCAAGATACATGTACATATCATTGCTGCACACATGTATTTCCTTTAAAATACCTTATTTAGAGATTAAGAATAATGGTTGCTAAAGCATGTCAATAAGGCAGCACAGTTAGCAGGCAAATTCTACCAGGCCTGCCTGTTAATGCTGCCCACATGACAGAGCTGATGATTAGGGGGCCTTGCCAGATAATGCCAGTAGTGTGTAAAGTGTGGTACAATATGCATGGCAGCCAGCATTACTAAGAAAAAGTGAAGCGTGGTATGATAAGGATGGCAACCAGCATTTCTAAGAAAATATTGTGTGGCATGATAATCATTTTGtccaaataataaataacaagaacataTGGAGCAAAAATCTGTTCAATAAAAGATATTTTCACTTAAtactttttattccatttattaAAATTTTTAATGTCAATCTTTTAAATCTGTAATACTaaagaaatagaattaattagagtggaaaataaggaaactgaGTTCACTAGAGTTGTTGATTGCAGTAGTAAAGTTGTGTGAAAGAAGCTGGCTGTGAAGACCTTGGCTGTAGAGTAGTAGTTAGAATTGTGTTTACATGGCAACATTGATGGTGCAGCAAGTAGGGAAGGTAAGACACAGTGATTATGATGACTCAACAGGGGATTGTATCACCTGTGGTCACCTGCCTGGCCCAGCTGCCTCAGAAGGAAGCAGATTGTGCCTGGTCTTTTAGAGAGAAAAGTGTTACAACTCACACTCTGATAATATACAGGACAGGCATCAGGTAAGGAGATTTTGCACTGTCACTTTTCATATACTACTAGACCCAATCATGTAAGTTCATTGTAATATctttgtttgttagtttgtgtatacgagtaataattataatgtaatgtattcaTGACTGGTGCATATGTTGGACTAACTACAATGAAATGCAGAAGCAAGCAGGCAGTTCTAGTTTTAACACTCACCTGTAAACTTGCAGTGATGATCTCTTTTAAGGATACATTCATCACAAGCATGGCAATGGTAGGATCTTGGGGGATAGTTCACCTGACATATAGCACAGTACCTCCAacctacaaaaaaagaaaaaaaaaaaaaagacccatctTAAGAAACAAATCACACTGTAGATACTTGCAAAATTCAATTACATAAATTTTGTAACAATAACAGATAGATTCCCTGAGTTGCAAAGCTCAATATGAAttgcaaggaaaataaaatcaaactgTGGATTGTAAGCAAATTTACATAACTAACCAATGTAAAGTTTTATGAATTCATTCATATGAAGATATAATAATTATGTGTAGCACCAGTGTAGAGATCCAAAGATAAGCAATGTCTAGCAATGATTCCATGACATATGTAATGTGATTTATAGCAAATTACAAATATTTCAGGATTTATATTTTTGCACAAAATATCAGAATTTAAAGAAAATTCTCTGGTAGAGTGGAAGTCAATGAATCAAATGTTGCcaaattcatatattttgtataAATCTTACAAATTCTTTTTAGGCTGAAAGAGGGGTGGACTGTGAAAGGCAAGGCATGATCCACAGGTCAATcccaaggaatgagagagagagagagagagagagagagagagagagagagagagagagagagagagagagagagagagagagagagagagagagagagagagatttaatccaATGAGGTGATGAGCTGATGAGCTTCTTCCTTAGATCAAGAGGCGGAAGGCT
The sequence above is drawn from the Portunus trituberculatus isolate SZX2019 chromosome 41, ASM1759143v1, whole genome shotgun sequence genome and encodes:
- the LOC123516472 gene encoding probable palmitoyltransferase ZDHHC24, which encodes MGKSKTIVPRNSTDRTLFAFMVVGIPFGVVWLGGVIMPHYHHTVDSTVVIHIVSAIFILYNIIHNMLLVIKVDASGRTSYLPSVLKPGWRYCAICQVNYPPRSYHCHACDECILKRDHHCKFTGCCIGYHNHRYFLVGVFYIFLGALYGTCYQWDYVYSTIDLPLVYFFLTLIAPHFALLFGAINLWGVLVAVLHTLALCTLLMTSYLLVMQMRAICRGQTQYEMKCNINDYNLSLKQNVIDVLGKRWKIAWMSPFINSPLRGDGTVFRKANNYEPPKDI